In Pseudonocardia sp. DSM 110487, the sequence ATGGTGGCCGGCCTCGTGCCGGACATCGCATCGGAGCTGTCCGTCTCCATACCCGCAGCTGGCCTGCTGACCTCGGCGTTCGCGGTCGGAATGGCGGTCGGCGCGCCGTTCATGGCGCTGCTCGCCATGCGCTGGCCCCGGCGGCTCGCGCTCGTCGCCTTCCTCGCCGCGTTCGTGGTCGCCCACGTCGTCGCGGCCGTGACCGGCAGCTTCGAGGTGCTGGTCGCAACCCGTGTGGTCGGGGCACTGGCGAACGCCGGGTTCCTCGCCGTCGGGCTGGCCACGGTCACGAGCATCGTGCCGCCCGACGCGAAGGGGCGCGCGCTCGCGGTGCTGCTCGCCGGGACCACGATCGCCTGCGTGGCAGGCGTCCCCGGCGGGGCGGTCCTCGGCGGTCTGTGGGGGTGGCGCTCGGCCTTCTGGGCCGTCGCGCTGCTCTGCCTCCCCGCCATCGTCGCGGTGCTCACCTCGGTGCCGAAGGACAGGTCGGGGGCGACCCCGCCGAGCGCGCGCGGCGAGGTCCGGGTACTGCGGCGGCCGCGGCTGCTGGTGGTGCTGCTGCTCGGCGCGCTCGTCAACGGGGCGACGTTCTGCTCGTTCACCTTCCTCTCCCCGGTGCTCACCGATGTCGCCGGGATCGACGCCGGGTGGGTTCCCGCGATGCTCGCCCTGTTCGGCGCCGGGTCGTTCCTCGGTGTCCGGCTCGCCGCCCGGTGGTCCGACACCCGTCCCGGGCCCGTGGTCGTGGGCGGTGGAACCGCGCTCGCCATCGGGTGGGTCGCGTTCGCGCTCGCGTCCGACAACGTCGTCGCGACCGTCGTGCTCGTCCCGTTGCTGGGGATGCTCGCGTTCGCCGTGGGGAGCACGCTGATCGCCCGCGTGCTCTACGCGGGCTCGGACGCGCCGAACCTCGCGGGGAGCTTCGCGACGGCGTCGTTGAACGTCGGCGCGGCCGCCGGCCCGTGGATCGGCGGGATCACGATCGCGGCCGGTCTCGGTCTGAGCGCGCCGCTGTGGGTGAGCGCGGCACTGGTCACCGCCGCGCTGGCGATCGCCGCGCTCGTGCGCGTCACCGACGCGGCGATGCGGTCGGTTACTTCTCCGACCTCCGGTCCGAGATCCGCGTGATGACCGCCAGAACGGCGATGAGCAGCAGGACGGTGGGGAGGAAGATCGTGACCGTCCAGTAGTCCAGGATCCAGTCGTATGGCGTGTTCATGTGCCGTTTCCTCCGCGGGGGGATCTGCCGATCAGCCTCGACGGTAGCAACCTCGCCGTATCGGGCTCTCAGCGGATCCGCAGGTTGGGCCCGTCCGCGGCGCGCGGTCGCCGGGCTAGGTCCTCCTCGTGGCGGAGTGCCCGCGTGAGCAGCCGCCGTGGGCCACTGCCCTGCCCGCCGAGCTTGTCGTCGCGGTTGCGCAGCAGGCAACGGTCGAGGGAGAGGCAGCCGCAGCCGATGCAGTCGGCCAGGTTGTTGCGCAGCCGGGCGAGCTGTTCGATGCGGGTGTCGAGCTCGTCGCACCACGCGGCGGACAGCCGTGCCCAGTCCTCCCGGTCGGGCGTGCGCCCGTCGGGCAGCGTGGCGAACGCTTCCTTGACCATCCGCAGCGGGATGCCCACGCGCTGGGCCACGCGGATCACGGCGACGCGCCGCAGCGTCTCCCGGGGGTAGCGGCGCTGGTTGCCGCTGGTGCGGCGGCTCGAGATGAGGCCCTTCTCCTCGTAGAAGTGCAGGGCGCTCACGGCGACGCCCGAGCGGGCCGCGACCTGGCCGACGGTGAGCTCGGCGGCGGGTGGCGTGTCGGTCACCCCACGAGGATAGCTCCTTGACCTCAACCATTCTTGAGGTTCCACCCTTGAGGTCATGACCGACTCTGCCGCGCTGAGCGGCGAACAGGCCGGGATGCGCGAGTGGATCGGACTCGCCGTGCTCGCCCTCCCGGCTCTGCTCGCATCCCTCGAACTCACCGTGACCCACCTGGCGCTTCCCGCCATCGCCGCGGACCTGGCGGCCAGCAGCACGCAGCTGCTGTGGATCGTCGATGTCTACGCGTTCCTGCTCGCCGCGGTGCTGATCCCCATCGGTGCCCTCGGTGACCGGATCGGGCGGCGCAAGGTCCTGCTGATCGGCGCTGTCGGATACGGCCTCGCGTCCGTGCTCGCCGCGTACGCGCCGAGTCCCGAGCTGCTGATCGCCGCGCGGGCACTGATGGGGGTCACCGGCGCGACGCTCATGCCCTCGACGCTCTCGCTGACCGCGGCGATGTTCCGCGACGCCCACCAGCGCGCGGTGGCGATCGGGGTGATCGTCGCCAGCGTCTCCGGCGGCACGGCGATCGGCCCGCTCGTGGGCGGCTGGCTGCTCGAACACTTCTGGTGGGGATCGGCGTTCCTGCTGGCCACGCCCGTGATGGCGGTGCTGCTGGTGGCGGGCCCGCTGCTGCTCCCCGAGCACCGTGATGCCCACGCGGGCCACCTGGACATCGCGAGCGCGCTGCTGGCGCTGCTCGCCGTGCTGCCGGTCGTCTACGGACTCAAGCAGGTCGCGGCCGACGGGTTCAACCCGGTGCCGATCGCGGCCGTGATCGCCGGGATCGGGATGGCCGTGCTGTTCGTGCGCCGCCAGCGCCGGCTTGCCGACCCGCTGATCGACCTCGGGCTGTTCGCCGATCGCGCGTTCCGCACCGCGGCCGCCACCTTGACGTTCGGGATCTTCGTGCTGTGGGGATCGAACTACGCGATCGCCCAGTACCTGCAGCTCGTCGCAGGCCTGTCCCCGTTGAACGCCGGGCTGTGGACGGCCCCTTCCGCCGCGGGCGTGATCGCCGGGTCGCTGCTGGCACCCCGGATCGCGCGGCGCGTGCCGGCACCCGTCGTGATCGGCACCGGGCTCGTCGTGTCGTCGGCCGGGTACCTGGTTCTCGCCACGGTCGCCCCCGCCCACGACCTCGTGCGCCTCGTGGTGGGAGCGATCATCGTCTCGGCAGGTCTCGGTCCGATGATGGCGCTGGCCACGGACATGGTGGTCGGGTCGGCGCCGGTCCAGCGTGCGGGCGCGGCGGCGGCGATCTCCTCGACCGCGCCCCAGATCGGCGGCGCCTTCGGCGTGGCCGTGCTCGGCAGCATCATCACCGCCGTCTACCGCGAGGCGATGACCACCGCGGTGCCGGTCGGCGTGCCGCACGACGCGGCACAAGCCGTCCGCGACAACCTCGGTGCCGCCGCGGCAGCCGCGGGCGAGCTGCCCCCGTTCCTCGGAGATCCGTTGCTCACCGCCGCCCGCGCCGCCTTCACCTCGGGGTTCCACGTGACGGCGCTCGTGAGCGCGGTGCTGATGGTGGTCATCGCGGCGCTGGTGCTGACGCTCCGGCGGCCCGGTCGGCGCGGAGTACGAGGGCGCGACTCGGGGTCAGCGCAGCGCATCGACCCCCGGCCCGGCGAGGTCGTCCACCGCCACCTGCCGCCCGGAGACGGCCAGTAGCAGGGAGAGGGCGGTGCCGGTCAGCTCCGGACCGTTCCCGATCGACACGTCCGCGTCCGTCGCCGTCAGCCGGACCCGCGCCACCAGCTCCTTGGCTCCACCGAAGGACGCCGGGGTGCGGGCCTGGAGGCGAAGCGCCCTGACGACGGCCTCCTCCGGATAGGACCGGGTGAGCCCCAGCGGGCGGCGGATGTCCTCACCGTGCACGACCTCCTCGACGAGGCGGGTGTCGAGGGGCGCGGGAGGGGTCGACGTCCGCGACGCCACCCGCCGGAGCCGCTCCAACGTCTCCTGGGGCGAGGACGCGCGTTCGCGCTCCACGCCGCGGGCGTTCTGCCGGTCGAAGTCGAACCCGGCGCGGGCAAGACCCACCACGAAACCGAGGCGCGTCGTCCGAGCCGTGTCGACCAGATGCGCGACGACGTCGTGCACGGTCCAGCCCGGGCAGAGCGATGGCACCTCCCAGCTGCCTGTGTCGAGCCGCTCGAGGTCGTCGATCAGGGCCGCGCGCTCCGCGTGCACCAGCGACCAGACATCTCCCACGTTTCTCCTCCAGCCAGGTCGTCGCGTTCGACAGGTGAGTCGCGCGGGTCAGCGGAGATTCATCGCTCACGACGAAAGGCGCAGAG encodes:
- a CDS encoding Cmx/CmrA family chloramphenicol efflux MFS transporter is translated as MPPVVPLLGTAVFAQGTSEFMVAGLVPDIASELSVSIPAAGLLTSAFAVGMAVGAPFMALLAMRWPRRLALVAFLAAFVVAHVVAAVTGSFEVLVATRVVGALANAGFLAVGLATVTSIVPPDAKGRALAVLLAGTTIACVAGVPGGAVLGGLWGWRSAFWAVALLCLPAIVAVLTSVPKDRSGATPPSARGEVRVLRRPRLLVVLLLGALVNGATFCSFTFLSPVLTDVAGIDAGWVPAMLALFGAGSFLGVRLAARWSDTRPGPVVVGGGTALAIGWVAFALASDNVVATVVLVPLLGMLAFAVGSTLIARVLYAGSDAPNLAGSFATASLNVGAAAGPWIGGITIAAGLGLSAPLWVSAALVTAALAIAALVRVTDAAMRSVTSPTSGPRSA
- a CDS encoding maleylpyruvate isomerase family mycothiol-dependent enzyme produces the protein MGDVWSLVHAERAALIDDLERLDTGSWEVPSLCPGWTVHDVVAHLVDTARTTRLGFVVGLARAGFDFDRQNARGVERERASSPQETLERLRRVASRTSTPPAPLDTRLVEEVVHGEDIRRPLGLTRSYPEEAVVRALRLQARTPASFGGAKELVARVRLTATDADVSIGNGPELTGTALSLLLAVSGRQVAVDDLAGPGVDALR
- a CDS encoding MFS transporter, with protein sequence MTDSAALSGEQAGMREWIGLAVLALPALLASLELTVTHLALPAIAADLAASSTQLLWIVDVYAFLLAAVLIPIGALGDRIGRRKVLLIGAVGYGLASVLAAYAPSPELLIAARALMGVTGATLMPSTLSLTAAMFRDAHQRAVAIGVIVASVSGGTAIGPLVGGWLLEHFWWGSAFLLATPVMAVLLVAGPLLLPEHRDAHAGHLDIASALLALLAVLPVVYGLKQVAADGFNPVPIAAVIAGIGMAVLFVRRQRRLADPLIDLGLFADRAFRTAAATLTFGIFVLWGSNYAIAQYLQLVAGLSPLNAGLWTAPSAAGVIAGSLLAPRIARRVPAPVVIGTGLVVSSAGYLVLATVAPAHDLVRLVVGAIIVSAGLGPMMALATDMVVGSAPVQRAGAAAAISSTAPQIGGAFGVAVLGSIITAVYREAMTTAVPVGVPHDAAQAVRDNLGAAAAAAGELPPFLGDPLLTAARAAFTSGFHVTALVSAVLMVVIAALVLTLRRPGRRGVRGRDSGSAQRIDPRPGEVVHRHLPPGDGQ
- the soxR gene encoding redox-sensitive transcriptional activator SoxR, giving the protein MTDTPPAAELTVGQVAARSGVAVSALHFYEEKGLISSRRTSGNQRRYPRETLRRVAVIRVAQRVGIPLRMVKEAFATLPDGRTPDREDWARLSAAWCDELDTRIEQLARLRNNLADCIGCGCLSLDRCLLRNRDDKLGGQGSGPRRLLTRALRHEEDLARRPRAADGPNLRIR